The DNA region TTGTAGCCGGCGAGCTGTTAGACCTGATTTTGGTGTTGGGCAGCTTGTGGTcctttttccatttcattctACGATTCTGGAACCATATTTTGATCTGGCGCTCTGACAAGCACAGAGTATGGGCAATTTCCACTCTGCGTCTGCGGGTTAAGTAGCGGTTGTAGTGAAACTCCTTCTCCAGCTCCAGGACTTGCTGTCTAGTATAAGCTGTACGCGAACGCTTCGGCTCTCCCCCAGTGTAATTTGGATTCACTAAAACAAGAGAATAAAGAGAATAACTtcagtcatctatctatctatctatctatctatccatctatctatctatctatctatctatctatctatctatctatctatctatctatctatctatctatctctgtgtttttaatcatgcctaattattgcaaaatattttaacgcacaatattttaaatattccgGTATACTAAATGCATATATTTTCCAATTTTGTTTAAACAATCACATGCTTTTTGCACTATCTATACTTTTAAATATACGAAACTCTGAAATTTCTAATATATTCTGTAAGAATTCCTTGTATTTGATGTATATTAAACAATGCAAAAATCAGTACACACGGACGTTTCGTTTcactaaaataatataaaataattatgaacATGAAAATTTCTTACCACTTAAATACGAATTACAAAACATAAAACCTAAGTTACGGACTTAAGAGTCATAAAAGGTTTCCCTGAATGAAATTAGAGTAGGAAGGTTGCAAAGACTTCAAAGGCACTTGGCCAAGTAGAGCAATAAAAATTTATGGAGGATGTAATTATACTGCCCCGCAAACAGACGATCGTAAATCTCGAGAAAGGGCCAGTTTACAACGGGTGGAATAGAGTTAACACCGGACACTTAGCTTTCTCTCTAGTCTGAATAAAAGCTTTGAAGGTGCTGTAAAAGTTAGTTGACTTACCGATGTTTACATGGACTTTTTTCATCCATGGGTAAACTACTGGCTCCTTGCAAGAAGTGGAAGAAGTGGTTTGGTTCGTAGAGTTTTGACTACAGGCGGGCGGAGGACTGGGGGTAACCGATTCACAAGGGTTACTGGGTTCCGTTACTTGGCTCTGTAGTCCGGTTTGTGCATGGACGTGACCTCTGGAGGGCAAGACTACGGAGGGCTGGCCGGGACCCTGGCACGACGAGTAAGGCTGATCCGTGCAAGCTGACCGCTGATGAAACATCGCCTCATGTTGGAAAGCAGTCTCTCGCCTCTGGCTGCTGTAATAGTCAGGAGAGTGGCTTGGTAGGTAATCATTTTGAGAATATTCCTCACAGGGTGGAAACTTCGGGTCCACATAGTTGGAGTTGATCAAAAAAGAACTCATGGCCATTAATTTCTTTGAATTGCACACAAAAATATACTAAAATTTATTTCTATCCCTTTACTCGTTTTCCTGTTTCGTAAACCCTCCTACTTTCTGTCAAGTGAACAAAGTTAAGATAACACGTGACACCTATAGCCAATGGCGAGAAACTGTGCATTTCCCGGATAAGGAAACGGGATCAGACTCAGCTTACTC from Erpetoichthys calabaricus chromosome 14, fErpCal1.3, whole genome shotgun sequence includes:
- the hoxb4a gene encoding homeobox protein Hox-B4a codes for the protein MAMSSFLINSNYVDPKFPPCEEYSQNDYLPSHSPDYYSSQRRETAFQHEAMFHQRSACTDQPYSSCQGPGQPSVVLPSRGHVHAQTGLQSQVTEPSNPCESVTPSPPPACSQNSTNQTTSSTSCKEPVVYPWMKKVHVNIVNPNYTGGEPKRSRTAYTRQQVLELEKEFHYNRYLTRRRRVEIAHTLCLSERQIKIWFQNRRMKWKKDHKLPNTKIRSNSSPATNSAGAQQAQGGSQNRVSNGPPPSL